The stretch of DNA TGCATCATTCGTTTCGGGATCGGCACACGCGCCGCGATGGAGGAGACGGCGATCGGGTCGGTTGGCGATACGACGGCGGCAAGTGCGAATGCGACGGCCATCGGCATCGCCGGGATCATCCAGTGGATGAACAGGCCCATGCCGATGACCGTCATCAGTACGAGGCCGAGCGCAAGTTCGACCACGGTCGAGACGTCCTTCAGCAGCTCATCCTTTGGGATGCGCCAGCCGTCGAGGAACAGCAGCGGCGGCAGGAAGAGCAGCAGGAACAGTTCGGGGTCCAGTTCGACCCTGTAGGGAGTGGACAGGCCGATGGCCGCCCCGAGGAGAATTTGCACGAGCGGCGTCGGCAAGGATATCGGCAGCATCCGCGATATCGCTCCGCTGACGACAACAGCCAACAGCAGAAAGAGTACGATCGATACCGTATCCAAGAACCATCTCCATTTCGCGGGGTTTGGCCATTTTAGAGGGCGGGGCTGGCGCGGCGCAACCCTGGACGGAAGCAGGCCGATTCTGGCATTTCCGAGAGCAGGTCTACCGCTGAAATGGGCCTGTCCATTATCGCCGAGATTGTCCGCTACCCTGTACACCAAGTACCATCAGCCCTCTCTCTCGCCTCCATGGCGGCGGAAAGTTCCTGTTTTCCATGTCAATAAGGCATTGTGGGAATAGCAGTCGGGAACAGGTCTCGGAAAAGCGAAACCCACGGCCCTCCGCCAGTGCGACCGGCGTGATCGGATTCTCTTCATATGTTCCCGGTCGGGAGAGGCATGTGGCAGCGAATTAAGTACGCTTGGTCCTCTCGTAGTAGTTGTTCCGCCTTCATTGGAACGGCAGTTGTCTAACCGCAGGCCCACGCCGGCGAGATGCGCGGCGTATTCATCTGCGGACATTCAATTTGTCCGCGGTGGATGTCGTTGTCTCTAGGGATTGACCATTGGAAAAGGGGAACGGTCGCCGACCGCGCCCCTTCTCCTCACCTGAGCTTAGCCCTTACAGGGGCCGATGTTGGCGCTGGTGACCTGCATCTGCATTTCCAAGTCGCCGCCACCCATCGGCGACTTGCCCTTCGAGATGACAAGAACGTCGGTCTTCATGGCGCCGAGGGTTCCTGCGAGGGCGAGTTCAACCTTTTGCGCGCCTTGTGTGCATGTCCCCGCAACGTCGATCTTGCCGTCGCCGATCTGATTCTTGCTCCAGGTGCAGGCCTCGCGATAGCCTTTCGACAGCGCACCGGCGACATCCTCCTTGTCTGCCTGTTCCTGCGTGAGGCACTGTTCGGTGCCGCTGGCGGCCGCGAACTGCTTCGACATCTGGTCCTTCACATTATCGGGAACGCCCGGCATCTCGAACTTGACCAGCTTGACGTCGGTCTTCCAGTTCCCGCCTTCGCGCTTCACCGTCCCGGTCGGCGCAGCCACCGTATCGTTGCTCTTGCCGCAGCCGCCCAACACCAGCACTGCGTACAGCGCGGCGACCGTCAAAAACTTCTTCATGCTTCGATATTCCTTCGACTGTTGCTCTTGGGTCCCCCGGGAGGTCGCAAACGCTTCACGCCCCAAGCGATTGCGAGCGGGCATGAATCAAGAATTCAAC from Sphingopyxis sp. CCNWLW2 encodes:
- a CDS encoding DUF3617 domain-containing protein, translating into MKKFLTVAALYAVLVLGGCGKSNDTVAAPTGTVKREGGNWKTDVKLVKFEMPGVPDNVKDQMSKQFAAASGTEQCLTQEQADKEDVAGALSKGYREACTWSKNQIGDGKIDVAGTCTQGAQKVELALAGTLGAMKTDVLVISKGKSPMGGGDLEMQMQVTSANIGPCKG